AACGCAGGATTGGCCGGGCGATTCATGCTGGAGGAAATGGCCGGCCTTCCCACCGAGGTCGACATCAGCTCCGAGTTCCGCTATCGCAGCCTCGTCCTGGGGCCCGACACGCTGGTGGTAGCCATCTCGCAGTCAGGCGAGACTGCGGACACGCTGGGGGCCGCCCGGGCCGCCTCGACTCACGGGAGCCCGGTGCTGGCCATCACCAACGTGGTCGGCTCGGCGCTGTCCCGGGAGGCGACCGCGACGCTGTACACGCACGCGGGTCCCGAGATCGGCGTGGCCTCGACCAAGACCTTCACGTCGACGGCTACGGTTTGCTATTTGCTCGCCCTGGCCCTGGGTCGGGAGCGCGACCATCTCACCAGCATCGATTGCCGGAAGCGCATCGACGACCTCCGCGAGATTCCGAGGCTGATCTCGGGGGCGATCGCCCTCAATCCGGGAGTGGAGGATCTGGCGAAGCAGCTGGCCGGGTACGAGCACTTCCTGTATCTCGGCCGCGGCGTCAACCATGCGGTGGCCCTCGAGGGGGCCCTGAAGCTGAAGGAGCTGTCCTACATCCATGCCGAGGGGTACGCGGGAGGCGAGATGAAGCACGGGCCGATCGCCCTCATCGATCGGCGCGTTCCGGTGTTGGCGGTCGTGCCGCGGGATGCCTCCTACGACCGCACCCTGGGCAACGTCGAGGAGGTCAAGGCCCGCGGTGGTCGCGTGGTGGCCCTCGGTCACCAAGGCGATACCGAGCTCGCCTCCCGGACCGATCACGTCCTGCTGGCCCCGGTCGCGCCGGTTCTGCTCTCTCCCGTGGTCAGCGTCGTCCCTCTTCAGCTCCTGGCCTATCACGTGGCCCTGGTCCGTGGTTGCAACGTCGACCAGCCACGCAACCTGGCCAAGAGCGTCACGGTGGAATAATGCGTGCCCAACTCGCCGAATTCTGGGAGCACAAAGACCTTACCCTGAGCTTCGCAGTGCGCGACATCAAGGCGCGCTACAAGCAGACCGCCCTCGGGGCGGCCTGGGCGATCCTGCAGCCGCTGTCCCTGATGGTGGCCTTCACCCTGGTGTTCTCCCGCTTCGCCCAGGTTCCCTCCGACGGCGTGCCCTACCCGATCTTTTCGTACTCGGGTCTCATCTTCTGGACCTTCTTCGCCACCGCGGTTTCCCAGGGGACGGCCGCGATCGTCGCCAACAGCAATCTCGTCCGGAAGATCTACTTCCCCCGTGAGACACTGCTCGTGTCGATCTTGCTGGCCGCGGGCCTGGATCTCAGCATCGCGGCCGCCATCTTCGCGGTGATGCTGGCCTACTATCACGTGGCGGTGTCGTGGACCGCGCTCTGGGTGCCGGTCCTCCTGGTGATCCAGACCTTGTTCGCCCTGGCCGTCATCTGCATCACCTCGGCGATCCACGTCAGCCTGCGCGATATCGGGCACGGGATTCCCCTGCTCCTGCAGCTGTGGATGTTCGCCACCCCGATTGCCTATCCCCTGAAGGTCGTGCCGGCGTCCCTGCTGCCGATCTACATGCTGAATCCGATGACGCCGATCATCGATGGCTACCGGCGCACGATCCTGCTCGGGCAGCCGCCCGACGTCCATGGTCTGCTCATTGCCTCGGTCGTGACCCTGGCGGTCCTGACCATCGGATACTGGTTCTTCAAACGAGCGGAAACGACCTTTGCGGACGTCATCTGACAGGAGCGACCGAGCATGTCCGAAGTGACGGTTAGCCTCGACAAAGTCTCCAAACGGTACCGGCTCAACCGGGGCTGGCACGGGTCTCTTCGCAGCGAGCTCGCGTCCGGCCTCCGGCGCCTCGTGCGGCGGTCCGACCAGCAGCGGGAGGTGTACTGGGCTCTCAAGGACGTGTCCTTCGAGATGGAGCGGGGGGACGTCGTCGGCTTCATCGGGCCAAATGGGGCCGGCAAGAGCACGATCCTCAAGGTGCTGTCCCGGGTCACCTCGCCGACGTCGGGCTCCTTCAAGACCCGCGGCCGGGTCGGCGCCCTGATCGAGATCGGGGCCGGATTCCATCCGGAGCTGACCGGTCGCGACAACATCTACCTCAACGGGTCGATCCTCGGAATGCGGCGCCGGGAGATCGACGAGAAGCTCGACCGGATCATCTCCTTCGCCGAGATCGAGCAGTTTATCGACACCCCGATCAAGTACTACTCGTCCGGCATGCAGGTGAGGCTGGGCTTCGCGGTGGCGGTGCACGTGGACCCGGAGATTCTCCTGATCGATGAGGTCCTGGCGGTGGGCGACGCCTCCTTCCAGACAAAGTGCCTCAACAAGCTCGCGGAGCTGAAGGAGCAGGACAAGACCATCGTCCTCGTGTCCCACAACATGGCCAACATCATCCAGCATTCCAAGAAGGTCCTGTGGATGCAGGGTGGGCGCGTGCAGGCCTACGGTGAGCCCGAGAGCGTCGTCGACCAGTACCTGAAGTCGATCCGCGAGCAGCTGACCTCGGAGGAGCCGGGCGAGGCGGTCTCACAGGCGATGACCGACGCGGACCGCCCGATCCGGATCGACAGCGTAACCCTCTGCGATCGGGGTGGGCAGGTCCGTCAGGTATTCGACAGCAGCGAGGCCGCGTGCGTCGAGATCGCCTACACCGTCCAGCGACCCGTGCCGAATCCGGTGTTCGAGGTCACCATTCAGGACGCCTACGGGCATTTTCTCGGCGGCGTGACCACTCGCTTCGACGGCTTCAAGATCGACACGAGCCAGGACGAAGGGCGAGTCCGGCTCATCCTCCACCCGCTCTTGTTCCTCAAGGGCGACTACACGATCAACGTGCACGTGCGGGACGAGCACATCCAGCGGTACCACGACTACCGCAAGCGGGCGGCCATCCTGATCGTGGAGGGACCGAGCATCGCCTCCCGCGAGATCAGCGGTCACATCAACTATCCGCACGAGTGGGAGATTCTTTGATCGTGTCTCGGACCCACGGCTCCGAGGGCGCCGGCGCCCGAAAGGTGCTGCTCATCGAGAACAGCATCGGGCTGTCCGGCTCCACCATGAGCCTCTGCACGCTGCTGGCCGAGCTCGACCGCAACCGGTATGCCCCCCGGGTGGTGCTGTCGCTCGCGAACCAGCAGGAGTATCTCGCTCAGGCCGTCGGTCCCTCGGTTCCCACCGCGGTCTTGCCCTGGCGGAATAGTCTCAAGTCGACGCCGTGGATGCGGTCGCTGCTCGGGCGCGTCGCCAGCTACCCGCGTCTTCCCCGCCGGATCGTGACGGCGGGCGTCGCCGCGCTCGACGTGCCCGCGGTCATCTTGCCGTACGTGCGTCGGCTCTACCGCATCGCCCGCCAGTGGAACATCGAGCTGATCCACCACAACAACGGCCTAGACGTGCGAGCGGTGCTGCTGGCCCGGTGGCTCGGCGTCCCACTGATCGCCTACCAGCGCGGGACGGAGTGGAACTCGCCGACCGTTCGTTACATCTCGCGGTTCGTGGACGCCTACGTCGCGAACTCGACCGCCACGAAGGGCGTGCTGCTCGGCCTCGGGGTGCCGTCCGAGCGGATCGAGGTGATCTATCCTCCCATCGACGTCGAGCGGTTCCATCCGACGGTCGACGCCGCGCGCCAGCGTCGGGAGTTCGGGCTGGTCCCGGACGATCTCACGTTCGGGATTCCCGGCACCCTGCTCAAGTGGAAGGGCCACGACGTGTTCCTGAAGGCGGCCAAGCTGGTGCTCGAGGCGGTGCCACGGGCGAAGGCATTCGTGATCGGGGAAGTGCCGGACGGCAGCACCGAGTATCGGGACGAGCTGGTGGGACTGGCGCGCGACCTGGGTATCGGCGCCCGAACCGTCTTCACCGGCTTCCGGCGGGACATCCCGGAGCTCATCCAGCTGCTCGACGTCGTCGTGCACGCCTCGGTCAAGCCGGAGCCCTTCGGCCGCGTGATCGCCGAGGGTATGGCGATGGGGAAGCCGGTCGTCGCAGCCATGAACGGCGGACCGCTCGAGATCATCCAAGAGGGGCGGACCGGCTTCCTGGTGCCTCCGGGCGACCCGGAAAAGCTCGCGCATCGTATCATTGAATTGTTGACCGATCGGGCGCGCGCCGAAGCGCTGGGCCGCCGGGCGCGTCAGGACGCGGCGGCCCGCTTCTCGCCAGGGTCCCACGCGCGGCTGGTCGAGCAGGTGTACGAAAACGTCTTGATGGCTCACCGCCATCGCGACAGGCCGGTGAGGGAGAGGGCCACATGGCACGCCGGGAAACGAAGCTAGCGGCGGTTGGATCGCGTCGCCTCAGTCCCGCGGTCGGCCTCGTGGCGCTGATCGTCACGATGATTCCGATCGTCACTCCCGCGCCCGTTCTCGGGCAGCCTCTGCCGAACAACACGGTCAGCGTCGATTCGGCCGTGATCGGTCGCCAGCTCCGGGCGGCCATCGCCCTCGGTGAGCAGGCCCGGGCGCGGTTGGCCGGCCCCGGCACCGACGATCTCGCGGCCACCCATCAGCTCCTGGACACCATGTACCGGCAGGTCCGCCGCGCGCTCGGGAACCTGAACGACCGGAAGGCGATTGCGAAGCTTCCGGATCCCCTGCTGGACATGGAGATCAACAAAGTCACGTTCGCCTGGAATACCATTCGTCGGCCGGTCGACGGCTATTTCAACTCTCCGGCCAAGGACGAGTGGAAAGCCGGGGCCGCGCAGGATCTCCAGGTGACGATGGCGACGCTCCGGCAAGTGGAGGCCATGTTCCCGTGACGAACGGTGACCCCCGGGCCCAGCGAGGAGTCTGATCGTGACGTTTCGCGACGTAATCCTCACGTGTCTGATCATGGGCTTGCTCCCCTTCTGTCTGAGTCGACCCTGGATCGGAGTTCTCACGTGGTCGTGGCTCGGCTACATGAATCCGCATCGGATGACGTGGGGCTTCGCGTACGACCTGCCGTTCGGCATGATGGTCATGCTGGCGACCGTCGTTGGGCTCGTGATCACGAGGGACAGGAAGGGGCTGCCCAACGCGATCGAGGTGTACCTGCTGCTCGCACTGTGGGGGTGGTTCCTGGTCACCACCATCTTCGCGTTCTATCCGGATGACGCCTGGATCCAGTTCAACAAGGTGTCCAAGATTCTGGTGGGCATCTTTCTCAGCCTCTTTCTCTTGCAGGACGCCCGGAAGCTCCGCGCGCTCATCTGGGTGATCGCGCTCTCCATCGGCTTCTTCGGGGTCAAGGGCGGAATCTTCTCCATCATGACCGGCGCGCAGAACCAGGTGCTGGGGCCCCGCGACTCGTTCATCTCCGGCAATACCGAGATCGGTCTCGCCCTGAACATGGTGATTCCCCTCCTCGTCTTCCTGCAGCGCGAGGAGACCAAGCTCTGGCGTCGTCGCCTGCTGATGGCGGCCGCGATCCTGTCCATCATCGCGAGCCTCGGCACGTATTCCCGGGGGGCCCTCGTCGGACTCGCGGTCGTCGTGCCCCTCGTGTTCCTCAAGAGCCGGGCTCGCCTCATTCTTCTGCCGCTCCTGGCCGTGGCCATCTTCGTCCTGCCCTCCGTGATGCCCAGGCAGTGGCTGGAGCGCATGGGCACGATCGAGACCTATGAACAGGACGTCTCTGCGAATCAGCGCTTGAACTCGTGGTACGTCGCTCGGGAGCTGGCCAAGGACTATCCCATCATGGGAGGCGGCTTCCGGACCTTCTCGAAGGACATCTACGAGGCGTACATGCCGGGCTACAAGTACGCCGAGAACGCCCTCGACGCCCACAGCATCTACTTCCAGGTTCTGGGCGAGCATGGGTTCACCGGCCTCGCGCTCTTCGTGGCGCTCATCGCCTCCACATTGTTGAGCCTCCGGCGGATCATCTGGAAGACTCGGCGGGAGCCCAGTCAGCAGTGGATCTGCAATTGCGCCCAGATGTTGGAAGTCAGCGTCCTCGCCTATGCGGTGAGCGGGGCATTCCTGAGCATGTCGTATTTCGACCTCTTCTATCACCAGGTCGTCATCACCGTGATCCTGAAAACCCTCATGAAGGCTCCCGCACCGGCTCCCGAACCTTCGACCGCTCTGGAGCCGTCGGGCGCGCCGGCCCTCGCGAAAGCATAGCCATGTGCGGCATCGCCGGCCTCTTCCTGCGCAACGGCGACACGGTCGGCGAGCAGCCGCTCCAGGCGATGACCGCGTGCCTCGCTCACCGCGGTCCCGACGGAGACGGTTTCTTCCGACGCGGGCCGGTGGGCCTCGGCCACCGGCGGCTGGCCATCATCGACCTGGTGACGGGCGATCAACCAATGTCGAGCGAGGACGGCGCGGTCACCGTGGTGTTCAACGGCGAGATCTACAACTTCCGGGAGCTGCGGCGCGAGCTGGAAGCCCGCGGCTGGCGCTTCCGGACCGCGTCCGACACCGAGGTGATCCTGCGCGCCTACGAGGAGTACGGCGTCGATTGCCTGCGCCAGCTCCGAGGCATGTTCGCCTTCGCGATCTGGGATGAGCGGCGGCATCGCCTCTTCCTGGGGCGGGACCGCGTGGGCATCAAGCCGCTCGTCTATGCGTGGGACGGCCAGCGCTTGCTCTTCGCCTCGGAGCCCAAGGCGATCCTGGAGGACCGGTCGGTCCCTCGCCGCATCGACTGGGAAGCCCTCCGCGACTACCTCACGCTCCACTACATCCCGAGCCCGCGGACGATCTTCGCGGACATCCGAAAGCTGCCGCCCGGCTGCTTCCTGACCGTCGGCCTCGACGGGGGGGAGCCCACGGTTCAGCGCTACTGGGACCTTCGCTTCGAGCCGGACGCCCGCCGGAGCGAAGCCGAGTGGCTGGAAGGGCTGCGGGCGCATCTGCACGACGCCGTCAGCAGTCACCTGGTCAGCGACGTCCCCATCGGGGCCTTTCTCAGCGGCGGGATGGATTCCGGAACGGTGGTAGCCCTCATGGCCGGGGCGACGCGCGGGGACGTCCGCACGTTTGCCATCGGCTTCGACGAAGCCAGCCACGACGAGCTGGCCCATGCCCGGCGGGTCGCCCAGCACCACGGCACCCAGCACTTCGAGTTCGTGGTCAAGCCAGATGCCCTCGAGGTCCTGCCCAAGCTGGTCTGGCAATTCGACGAGCCCTTCGCGGACTCGTCGGCCATTCCGACGTATTTCGTCTCGAAGATCACCCGGGAGCACGTCACGGTTGCCCTATCCGGCGACGGAGGCGACGAGAACTTCCTCGGCTACTCGCGATACGTGCGTGCGCTGGCCCTCCACGA
Above is a window of Candidatus Methylomirabilota bacterium DNA encoding:
- a CDS encoding glycosyltransferase family 4 protein; amino-acid sequence: MSRTHGSEGAGARKVLLIENSIGLSGSTMSLCTLLAELDRNRYAPRVVLSLANQQEYLAQAVGPSVPTAVLPWRNSLKSTPWMRSLLGRVASYPRLPRRIVTAGVAALDVPAVILPYVRRLYRIARQWNIELIHHNNGLDVRAVLLARWLGVPLIAYQRGTEWNSPTVRYISRFVDAYVANSTATKGVLLGLGVPSERIEVIYPPIDVERFHPTVDAARQRREFGLVPDDLTFGIPGTLLKWKGHDVFLKAAKLVLEAVPRAKAFVIGEVPDGSTEYRDELVGLARDLGIGARTVFTGFRRDIPELIQLLDVVVHASVKPEPFGRVIAEGMAMGKPVVAAMNGGPLEIIQEGRTGFLVPPGDPEKLAHRIIELLTDRARAEALGRRARQDAAARFSPGSHARLVEQVYENVLMAHRHRDRPVRERATWHAGKRS
- a CDS encoding putative O-glycosylation ligase, exosortase A system-associated; the protein is MTFRDVILTCLIMGLLPFCLSRPWIGVLTWSWLGYMNPHRMTWGFAYDLPFGMMVMLATVVGLVITRDRKGLPNAIEVYLLLALWGWFLVTTIFAFYPDDAWIQFNKVSKILVGIFLSLFLLQDARKLRALIWVIALSIGFFGVKGGIFSIMTGAQNQVLGPRDSFISGNTEIGLALNMVIPLLVFLQREETKLWRRRLLMAAAILSIIASLGTYSRGALVGLAVVVPLVFLKSRARLILLPLLAVAIFVLPSVMPRQWLERMGTIETYEQDVSANQRLNSWYVARELAKDYPIMGGGFRTFSKDIYEAYMPGYKYAENALDAHSIYFQVLGEHGFTGLALFVALIASTLLSLRRIIWKTRREPSQQWICNCAQMLEVSVLAYAVSGAFLSMSYFDLFYHQVVITVILKTLMKAPAPAPEPSTALEPSGAPALAKA
- a CDS encoding ABC transporter permease, coding for MRDIKARYKQTALGAAWAILQPLSLMVAFTLVFSRFAQVPSDGVPYPIFSYSGLIFWTFFATAVSQGTAAIVANSNLVRKIYFPRETLLVSILLAAGLDLSIAAAIFAVMLAYYHVAVSWTALWVPVLLVIQTLFALAVICITSAIHVSLRDIGHGIPLLLQLWMFATPIAYPLKVVPASLLPIYMLNPMTPIIDGYRRTILLGQPPDVHGLLIASVVTLAVLTIGYWFFKRAETTFADVI
- the asnB gene encoding asparagine synthase (glutamine-hydrolyzing), coding for MCGIAGLFLRNGDTVGEQPLQAMTACLAHRGPDGDGFFRRGPVGLGHRRLAIIDLVTGDQPMSSEDGAVTVVFNGEIYNFRELRRELEARGWRFRTASDTEVILRAYEEYGVDCLRQLRGMFAFAIWDERRHRLFLGRDRVGIKPLVYAWDGQRLLFASEPKAILEDRSVPRRIDWEALRDYLTLHYIPSPRTIFADIRKLPPGCFLTVGLDGGEPTVQRYWDLRFEPDARRSEAEWLEGLRAHLHDAVSSHLVSDVPIGAFLSGGMDSGTVVALMAGATRGDVRTFAIGFDEASHDELAHARRVAQHHGTQHFEFVVKPDALEVLPKLVWQFDEPFADSSAIPTYFVSKITREHVTVALSGDGGDENFLGYSRYVRALALHDRLDRFPGVLARSLFRWAARLSPDTLRGHGYLEMLGSDPVARYFRLMAFQRSEGLRRILSADARQQVSPCVTPRLFDTLSAAAGAPDYASTLQSIDVRCYLPEDILTKVDKASMLVSLESRVPLLDHVLMEFVATMPTGLKFQNGAGKAILKKAMADRLPPETLSRRKMGFGVPLAEWFRRDLGAYTREVLEGRRTRERGLLDPRAVSAVLDEHQSGARDRSSQIWALLCLEEWARRWLDR
- a CDS encoding ABC transporter ATP-binding protein, whose amino-acid sequence is MSEVTVSLDKVSKRYRLNRGWHGSLRSELASGLRRLVRRSDQQREVYWALKDVSFEMERGDVVGFIGPNGAGKSTILKVLSRVTSPTSGSFKTRGRVGALIEIGAGFHPELTGRDNIYLNGSILGMRRREIDEKLDRIISFAEIEQFIDTPIKYYSSGMQVRLGFAVAVHVDPEILLIDEVLAVGDASFQTKCLNKLAELKEQDKTIVLVSHNMANIIQHSKKVLWMQGGRVQAYGEPESVVDQYLKSIREQLTSEEPGEAVSQAMTDADRPIRIDSVTLCDRGGQVRQVFDSSEAACVEIAYTVQRPVPNPVFEVTIQDAYGHFLGGVTTRFDGFKIDTSQDEGRVRLILHPLLFLKGDYTINVHVRDEHIQRYHDYRKRAAILIVEGPSIASREISGHINYPHEWEIL